In Anser cygnoides isolate HZ-2024a breed goose chromosome 16, Taihu_goose_T2T_genome, whole genome shotgun sequence, one genomic interval encodes:
- the NKAIN4 gene encoding sodium/potassium-transporting ATPase subunit beta-1-interacting protein 4 isoform X2 has product MGCCTGRCTLIFLCALQLLAALERQVFDFLGYQWAPILANFLHIIIVILGLFGTIQYRPRYIVVYAIWTAIWVTWNIFIICFYLEVGGLSKDSELLTFNISRHQSWWSENGPGCVRKEASMSGIKGLDSHSYVSVIGCALEYRYIEVMHSSFQILIALVGFVYACYVVSVFTEEEDSFDFIGGFDPFPLYHVNEKPTNLLFKQTYLPA; this is encoded by the exons cTTGCTGCGTTAGAGAGGCAAGTGTTTGATTTCCTGGGATACCAGTGGGCCCCCATCCTAGCCAACTTCCTCCACATCATCATCGTTATCCTTGGCCTGTTTGGCACTATTCAATACAGACCTCGCTACATAGTGGTG TATGCCATCTGGACTGCAATTTGGGTCACCTGGAACATCTTCATCATCTGTTTTTACTTAGAAGTGGGAGGGCTCTCAAAG GACAGCGAACTCTTGACATTTAACATCTCCCGGCACCAGTCGTGGTGGAGTGAAAATGGTCCCGGCTGCGTGAGGAAGGAGGCTTCAATGTCCGGCATCAAAGGACTGGATAGCCATTCGTACGTCTCGGTGATAGGCTGTGCCCTGGAGTACCGGTACATCGAGGTCATGCACAGCTCCTTCCAGATCCTGATCGCG ctggTGGGCTTTGTCTACGCCTGTTATGTTGTTAGTGTTTTTACAGAAGAAGAAGACAGCT ttgatttcATTGGTGGATTTGATCCATTTCCTCTCTACCATGTCAATGAAAAACCCACCAACCTTTTGTTCAAGCAGACATACCT GCCTGCGTAA
- the NKAIN4 gene encoding sodium/potassium-transporting ATPase subunit beta-1-interacting protein 4 isoform X3: MGCCTGRCTLIFLCALQLLAALERQVFDFLGYQWAPILANFLHIIIVILGLFGTIQYRPRYIVVYAIWTAIWVTWNIFIICFYLEVGGLSKDSELLTFNISRHQSWWSENGPGCVRKEASMSGIKGLDSHSYVSVIGCALEYRYIEVMHSSFQILIALISLVDLIHFLSTMSMKNPPTFCSSRHTCLRK, from the exons cTTGCTGCGTTAGAGAGGCAAGTGTTTGATTTCCTGGGATACCAGTGGGCCCCCATCCTAGCCAACTTCCTCCACATCATCATCGTTATCCTTGGCCTGTTTGGCACTATTCAATACAGACCTCGCTACATAGTGGTG TATGCCATCTGGACTGCAATTTGGGTCACCTGGAACATCTTCATCATCTGTTTTTACTTAGAAGTGGGAGGGCTCTCAAAG GACAGCGAACTCTTGACATTTAACATCTCCCGGCACCAGTCGTGGTGGAGTGAAAATGGTCCCGGCTGCGTGAGGAAGGAGGCTTCAATGTCCGGCATCAAAGGACTGGATAGCCATTCGTACGTCTCGGTGATAGGCTGTGCCCTGGAGTACCGGTACATCGAGGTCATGCACAGCTCCTTCCAGATCCTGATCGCG ttgatttcATTGGTGGATTTGATCCATTTCCTCTCTACCATGTCAATGAAAAACCCACCAACCTTTTGTTCAAGCAGACATACCT GCCTGCGTAAATAA
- the NKAIN4 gene encoding sodium/potassium-transporting ATPase subunit beta-1-interacting protein 4 isoform X1 produces MGCCTGRCTLIFLCALQLLAALERQVFDFLGYQWAPILANFLHIIIVILGLFGTIQYRPRYIVVYAIWTAIWVTWNIFIICFYLEVGGLSKDSELLTFNISRHQSWWSENGPGCVRKEASMSGIKGLDSHSYVSVIGCALEYRYIEVMHSSFQILIALISLVDLIHFLSTMSMKNPPTFCSSRHTCRLPPPSPQQKKMLNINLNLQTVLINLKLHI; encoded by the exons cTTGCTGCGTTAGAGAGGCAAGTGTTTGATTTCCTGGGATACCAGTGGGCCCCCATCCTAGCCAACTTCCTCCACATCATCATCGTTATCCTTGGCCTGTTTGGCACTATTCAATACAGACCTCGCTACATAGTGGTG TATGCCATCTGGACTGCAATTTGGGTCACCTGGAACATCTTCATCATCTGTTTTTACTTAGAAGTGGGAGGGCTCTCAAAG GACAGCGAACTCTTGACATTTAACATCTCCCGGCACCAGTCGTGGTGGAGTGAAAATGGTCCCGGCTGCGTGAGGAAGGAGGCTTCAATGTCCGGCATCAAAGGACTGGATAGCCATTCGTACGTCTCGGTGATAGGCTGTGCCCTGGAGTACCGGTACATCGAGGTCATGCACAGCTCCTTCCAGATCCTGATCGCG ttgatttcATTGGTGGATTTGATCCATTTCCTCTCTACCATGTCAATGAAAAACCCACCAACCTTTTGTTCAAGCAGACATACCT gtagacttccccccccttccccccaacaaaaaaaaatgctgaatatcAACCTGAATTTGCAAACTGTTTTGATCAACCTGAAGCTGCATATTTAA
- the NKAIN4 gene encoding sodium/potassium-transporting ATPase subunit beta-1-interacting protein 4 isoform X4, producing the protein MGCCTGRCTLIFLCALQLLAALERQVFDFLGYQWAPILANFLHIIIVILGLFGTIQYRPRYIVVYAIWTAIWVTWNIFIICFYLEVGGLSKDSELLTFNISRHQSWWSENGPGCVRKEASMSGIKGLDSHSYVSVIGCALEYRYIEVMHSSFQILIALVGFVYACYVVSVFTEEEDSCLRK; encoded by the exons cTTGCTGCGTTAGAGAGGCAAGTGTTTGATTTCCTGGGATACCAGTGGGCCCCCATCCTAGCCAACTTCCTCCACATCATCATCGTTATCCTTGGCCTGTTTGGCACTATTCAATACAGACCTCGCTACATAGTGGTG TATGCCATCTGGACTGCAATTTGGGTCACCTGGAACATCTTCATCATCTGTTTTTACTTAGAAGTGGGAGGGCTCTCAAAG GACAGCGAACTCTTGACATTTAACATCTCCCGGCACCAGTCGTGGTGGAGTGAAAATGGTCCCGGCTGCGTGAGGAAGGAGGCTTCAATGTCCGGCATCAAAGGACTGGATAGCCATTCGTACGTCTCGGTGATAGGCTGTGCCCTGGAGTACCGGTACATCGAGGTCATGCACAGCTCCTTCCAGATCCTGATCGCG ctggTGGGCTTTGTCTACGCCTGTTATGTTGTTAGTGTTTTTACAGAAGAAGAAGACAGCT GCCTGCGTAAATAA